The proteins below are encoded in one region of Podarcis raffonei isolate rPodRaf1 chromosome 6, rPodRaf1.pri, whole genome shotgun sequence:
- the LOC128415816 gene encoding cytochrome P450 4B1-like, giving the protein MVLNSSWSWLPWDLSHIFHLTIILSFAYVALKAVQLYRKKQYLVKVLSSFPGPPAHWLYGHVKMMKPEEEFLNIAAWTEKYPHCHPLWYGTFLAFLALNHPEYAKAVYSRGDPKALVAYDFLIPWIGRGLLVLNGPKWQQHRKLLTPGFHYNILKPYVTLMAESVKEMLDIWGKLVPKNGTASVEMFEHVSLMTLDTIMKCAFSYQKNAETDRDNSYIQTVFDLSYLFYQRLKTPWHHNDLIYRLSSKGRQFYKACKIAHHHTEKVISERKDSLKNEKELEKILKKRHLDFLDILLCAKDENGNPLSDEDIRAEVDTFMFEGHDTTASGISWLFYCMAQNPEHQQRCREEIMELLGQQEEIQWDDLGKMTYSTMCIKESLRLYPPVPLIARELNSPVTFADGRTLPKGFLTALDVYGLHRNPEIWDNPEEFNPLRFSTENSKHRHPYAFLPFAAGPRNCIGQQFAMNEMKVALALTLLRFELLPDPANLPIPMLQVVTRSINGIYLKLKALH; this is encoded by the exons ATGGTCCTAAATTCTTCTTGGTCTTGGCTGCCTTGGGATTTATCTCATATTTTCCACTTGACAATTATTTTGAGCTTTGCCTATGTGGCCCTGAAAGCTGTTCAGCTGTATCGGAAAAAACAGTACCTGGTCAAAGTTCTCAGCAGTTTTCCAGGACCTCCCGCTCACTGGCTATATGGCCATGTCAAAATG atgAAACCAGAAGAAGAATTCCTGAACATAGCAGCATGGACAGAAAAGTACCCACACTGCCATCCACTTTGGTATGGAACTTTCTTGGCTTTCCTGGCCCTCAACCACCCTGAATATGCAAAGGCAGTGTACAGCAGAGGTG ATCCTAAAGCTCTTGTAGCATACGACTTCCTAATTCCATGGATTG GAAGGGGGCTTCTCGTCCTGAATGGGCCAAAGTGGCAGCAGCACCGGAAACtgctgactcccggattccattACAATATTCTGAAGCCTTATGTGACTCTTATGGCAGAATCAGTCAAGGAGATGCTG GATATATGGGGAAAGCTGGTACCAAAGAATGGCACAGCATCAGTGGAGATGTTCGAACATGTCAGTCTGATGACTCTTGATACTATTATGAAATGTGCCTTCAGCTACCAGAAAAATGCTGAAACAGACAG AGACAATTCCTACATTCAAACTGTATTTGATCTCAGCTATCTGTTCTATCAGAGACTGAAAACACCTTGGCATCACAATGATCTCATTTACCGATTGAGCTCCAAAGGGCGTCAGTTTTACAAAGCTTGCAAAATAGCCCATCATCACACAG AGAAGGTAATAAGCGAGAGGAAGGATTCCCTCAAGAATGAGAAAGAGCTTGAAAAGATTCTGAAGAAGAGGCATTTGGACTTTCTGGATATTCTTCTTTGCGCAAAG GATGAAAATGGAAATCCACTGTCAGATGAAGACATACGTGCAGAAGTGGACACATTCATGTTCGAAGGTCATGATACCACAGCTAGTGGAATCTCTTGGCTCTTTTATTGTATGGCTCAGAACCCTGAACATCAGCAGAGATGCAGAGAGGAGATCATGGAGCTTCTTGGACAACAGGAAGAGATACAATG GGACGACTTGGGAAAGATGACGTACAGCACCATGTGCATTAAGGAGAGCCTTCGGCTTTATCCTCCAGTACCTCTTATAGCACGAGAACTGAATTCTCCTGTGACTTTTGCTGATGGACGAACCTTACCAAAAG GCTTTCTAACTGCATTGGATGTTTATGGTCTTCACAGAAATCCTGAGATTTGGGACAATCCTGAG GAATTTAATCCTCTAAGATTCTCCACAGAGAATTCAAAGCATCGCCACCCATATGCTTTCTTGCCTTTTGCTGCAGGGCCAAG GAACTGCATTGGACAGCAGTTTGCCATGAATGAGATGAAGGTTGCTCTTGCATTGACACTCCTGCGCTTTGAGCTTttgcctgatcctgccaacctcccGATTCCCATGCTGCAAGTTGTCACCCGATCCATAAATGGGATATATCTGAAGCTGAAGGCTCTCCACTGA